In one window of Streptomyces sp. FXJ1.172 DNA:
- a CDS encoding FAD-dependent oxidoreductase encodes MTVTANGPLPEAAYDVAVVGAGVVGCAVARELARRPGLRIALLEAQDDVGQGTSKANTAILHTGFDAVPGTLEARLVREGHARLAAYAAETGIPVERVGALLVAWDEEQRAALPRLAEKAERNGYHETRLLGPGELYAREPRLGPGALGALHVPGESIICPWTTPLAYATQAVRAGVDLHLNTRVTQAGRQDGHRLLTSRGPLRARRLVNAAGLHADTVDRLLGHEDFTVTPRRGQLLVYDKLARPLVRHILLPVPTALGKGVLVAPTVHGNVLLGPTAEDLDDKRATGSTADGLAGLRDQGRRVLPALLEEEVTAVYAGLRAATGQEDYRIAAHPEQGYVTVGGIRSTGLTASLAIADHVTDLLAGTGLDLGPARDLEPLTMPNLGEAFPRPYQRPELIAADPEYGTLVCHCERVSRGEIRDALAGPIPPHTLEGLRRRTRARAGRCQGFYCGAAVRHLLEAAHGEGTPA; translated from the coding sequence ATGACCGTCACCGCGAACGGACCGCTGCCCGAGGCGGCGTACGACGTGGCTGTCGTCGGCGCCGGCGTCGTCGGCTGCGCCGTCGCACGTGAACTCGCCCGCCGGCCCGGGCTGCGCATCGCCCTGCTGGAGGCCCAGGACGACGTGGGGCAGGGCACCTCCAAGGCCAACACCGCGATCCTGCACACCGGTTTCGACGCGGTCCCCGGCACCCTGGAGGCCCGCCTGGTCCGCGAGGGCCACGCGCGCCTGGCTGCCTACGCGGCCGAGACCGGCATCCCCGTCGAGCGCGTCGGCGCCCTGCTCGTCGCCTGGGACGAGGAGCAACGGGCCGCGCTGCCCCGTCTGGCCGAGAAGGCCGAGCGCAACGGGTACCACGAGACGAGACTGCTCGGTCCCGGCGAGCTGTACGCCCGCGAACCCCGCCTCGGCCCCGGGGCGCTCGGCGCCCTGCACGTCCCCGGCGAGAGCATCATCTGCCCCTGGACGACACCCCTGGCGTACGCCACCCAGGCGGTCCGCGCCGGAGTCGACCTGCACCTCAACACCAGGGTGACGCAGGCCGGCCGGCAGGACGGTCACCGCCTGCTCACCTCCCGCGGCCCGCTGCGCGCCCGCCGCCTGGTCAACGCCGCCGGACTGCACGCCGACACCGTCGACCGGCTGCTCGGCCACGAGGACTTCACCGTCACCCCGCGCCGCGGCCAGCTCCTCGTGTACGACAAGCTCGCCCGCCCCCTCGTGCGGCACATCCTCCTGCCCGTCCCGACCGCGCTCGGCAAGGGCGTGCTGGTCGCGCCCACCGTCCACGGCAACGTCCTGCTCGGCCCGACCGCCGAGGACCTGGACGACAAGCGCGCCACCGGCTCCACCGCCGACGGCCTCGCCGGCCTCAGGGACCAGGGCCGCCGTGTGCTGCCCGCCCTGCTGGAGGAGGAGGTCACCGCCGTCTACGCCGGGCTGCGCGCGGCCACCGGCCAGGAGGACTACCGCATCGCCGCCCACCCCGAGCAGGGATACGTCACCGTCGGCGGCATCCGCTCCACCGGGCTGACCGCGTCCCTGGCGATCGCCGACCATGTCACGGACCTGCTGGCGGGAACCGGGCTCGACCTGGGCCCGGCCCGGGACCTGGAGCCGCTGACCATGCCCAACCTCGGCGAGGCCTTCCCGCGCCCCTACCAGCGGCCCGAACTCATCGCCGCCGACCCCGAGTACGGCACCCTGGTCTGCCACTGCGAGCGCGTCTCGCGCGGCGAGATCCGCGACGCCCTCGCCGGCCCGATCCCGCCGCACACCCTCGAGGGGCTGCGCCGCCGCACCCGGGCCCGGGCAGGCCGCTGCCAGGGGTTCTACTGCGGGGCGGCGGTACGGCACCTGCTCGAGGCGGCGCACGGCGAGGGGACCCCGGCGTGA
- a CDS encoding FGGY family carbohydrate kinase has protein sequence MTGPVLAVDQGTSGTKALVVCPERGVLGTGFAEVRPRHLPGGLVEADPAELYGSVLAAGRQALAEAGEPVVALGLANQGETVLAWDPATGRPLTDALVWQDRRAETVCTELAGHAEELRGLTGLPLDPYFAAPKMAWIRRHLTREGVVTTSDAWLVHRLTGAYVTDAATAGRTQLLDLDSTEWSPRALELYGLDGERLPRPADNAQHIGTTTAFGTEIPLTGLAVDQQAALLAQRVTGPGTAKCTYGTGAFLLAHTGEQPRRGTSGLVSCVAWRLAGTTSYCLDGQVYTAASAVRWLTGLGVISSAADLDPVGGTVPDSAGVTFVPALAGLAAPWWRGDLRGSLTGLGLDTTAGHLVRALCEGIAAQVAELADAAAEDLGTGLTRLRADGGLTRSALLMQTQADLLQLPVEVSALPDATALGAAALARLGADRTLGVDQALPDAKPAAVYEPRISADQAAERRAGFRAAVQALLGP, from the coding sequence ATGACGGGTCCGGTGCTCGCCGTCGACCAGGGCACGTCCGGCACCAAGGCCCTGGTGGTCTGCCCGGAGCGCGGTGTCCTCGGCACCGGGTTCGCCGAGGTCCGTCCCCGGCACCTGCCCGGCGGCCTGGTCGAGGCGGACCCCGCCGAGCTGTACGGCTCGGTGCTCGCCGCCGGCCGGCAGGCACTCGCCGAAGCGGGCGAACCGGTCGTGGCGCTCGGCCTCGCCAACCAGGGCGAGACCGTCCTCGCCTGGGACCCGGCCACCGGCCGCCCGCTCACCGACGCCCTGGTCTGGCAGGACCGCCGCGCCGAGACGGTGTGCACCGAACTCGCCGGGCACGCCGAGGAGTTGCGCGGGCTGACCGGGCTGCCCCTCGACCCGTACTTCGCCGCGCCCAAGATGGCCTGGATCCGCCGCCACCTCACCCGCGAGGGCGTCGTCACCACCTCCGACGCCTGGCTGGTCCACCGCCTCACCGGCGCCTATGTCACCGACGCCGCCACCGCCGGCCGCACCCAGCTCCTCGACCTGGACAGCACCGAGTGGTCACCGAGGGCGCTGGAGCTGTACGGCCTCGACGGCGAACGGCTCCCGCGGCCCGCCGACAACGCCCAGCACATCGGCACGACCACGGCCTTCGGTACCGAGATCCCGCTCACCGGCCTGGCCGTCGACCAGCAGGCCGCCCTGCTCGCCCAGCGCGTCACCGGCCCCGGCACCGCCAAGTGCACCTACGGCACGGGCGCGTTCCTGCTCGCGCACACCGGCGAGCAGCCCCGGCGCGGGACCTCCGGGCTGGTCAGCTGTGTCGCCTGGCGGCTCGCCGGCACCACCAGCTACTGCCTGGACGGCCAGGTCTACACGGCCGCCTCCGCCGTCCGCTGGCTCACCGGCCTCGGCGTCATCTCCTCCGCCGCCGACCTCGACCCGGTGGGCGGCACGGTCCCGGACAGCGCAGGCGTCACCTTCGTCCCCGCCCTCGCCGGACTCGCCGCCCCCTGGTGGCGCGGCGACCTGCGCGGTTCGCTCACCGGACTCGGCCTCGACACCACCGCAGGCCACCTCGTGCGCGCCCTGTGCGAGGGCATCGCCGCCCAGGTCGCCGAACTCGCCGACGCCGCTGCCGAAGACCTCGGCACCGGCCTGACCCGCCTGCGTGCCGACGGCGGCCTGACCCGCTCCGCGCTCCTCATGCAGACCCAGGCGGACCTGCTGCAGCTCCCCGTCGAGGTCTCCGCGCTGCCCGACGCCACCGCCCTCGGCGCGGCCGCGCTCGCCCGCCTGGGCGCGGACCGCACCCTGGGCGTCGACCAGGCACTGCCCGACGCAAAGCCCGCCGCCGTGTACGAACCGCGCATCAGCGCCGACCAGGCCGCCGAACGCCGGGCCGGCTTCCGCGCCGCCGTCCAGGCCCTGCTCGGCCCATGA
- a CDS encoding amino acid permease, with product MSATPDPSPSPGLLQQDEEQRLRELGYRPVLARRMGGFGNFAISFSVISILSGCMTLYGFGLNTGGPAVMLWGWAGVGLFVLCVGLALAEVTSAYPTSGALYYMADRLGGRRWGWYTGWLNLLGLLGAIAGIDYGAALFTGAFANLQWGFTPTPAKTMLIFCAILLLHAVLNLFGVRLVSLLNSVSVWWHLAGVALIVGALAIVPDHHQSASFVFTKYVNETGWHNPVYVAAIGLLLAQYTFSGYDASAHLSEETSQASVSAAKGIVRSIWASWIAGFVLLAGLTFAIQNYDATRNTATGVPPAQILLDGLGTGGASALLLAVIIAQLFCGNAEVAAASRMVFAFSRDGALPGSHLWRKVSGRTQTPVAAVWLAVVVAGVLALPSLYSATAYNAVTAINVIGITPAYAIPVLLRLRAGDRFRPGPWHLGRWSRPVGWIAVIWVACVTVLFCLPQASPVTADTMNYASVALAVVLVLASIWWYVARRSYGTPTAAAYGDDRDQAELAEGII from the coding sequence ATGTCCGCCACCCCCGATCCATCGCCGTCGCCGGGCCTGCTCCAGCAGGACGAGGAGCAGCGGCTGCGCGAACTCGGCTACCGGCCGGTGCTGGCCCGCCGCATGGGCGGCTTCGGCAACTTCGCGATCAGCTTCTCGGTGATCTCGATCCTGTCCGGCTGCATGACCCTGTACGGCTTCGGTCTGAACACCGGCGGCCCCGCCGTGATGCTGTGGGGCTGGGCGGGCGTCGGCCTGTTCGTGCTGTGCGTCGGCCTCGCGCTCGCCGAGGTCACCAGCGCCTATCCGACGTCCGGCGCGCTGTACTACATGGCCGACCGGCTCGGCGGGCGGCGCTGGGGCTGGTACACGGGCTGGCTGAATCTGCTCGGTCTGCTCGGCGCGATCGCCGGCATCGACTACGGCGCCGCGCTGTTCACCGGCGCGTTCGCGAACCTCCAGTGGGGCTTCACCCCGACGCCCGCCAAGACCATGCTGATCTTCTGCGCCATCCTGCTGCTGCACGCGGTGCTGAACCTGTTCGGCGTCCGCCTGGTGAGCCTGCTCAACTCCGTCAGCGTGTGGTGGCACCTGGCGGGCGTCGCGCTGATCGTCGGCGCGCTCGCGATCGTCCCCGACCACCACCAGTCGGCGTCCTTCGTGTTCACGAAGTACGTCAACGAGACCGGCTGGCACAACCCGGTCTACGTGGCCGCGATCGGCCTGCTGCTCGCGCAGTACACCTTCTCCGGCTACGACGCCTCCGCCCATCTGTCGGAGGAGACCTCGCAGGCGTCGGTGTCCGCGGCCAAGGGCATCGTGCGGTCCATCTGGGCGTCCTGGATCGCCGGCTTCGTCCTGCTCGCCGGGCTGACCTTCGCCATCCAGAACTACGACGCCACGCGCAACACCGCCACCGGCGTGCCGCCGGCCCAGATCCTGCTCGACGGCCTCGGCACCGGCGGCGCGAGCGCCCTGCTGCTGGCCGTGATCATCGCCCAGCTGTTCTGCGGCAACGCCGAGGTCGCCGCGGCCAGCCGGATGGTGTTCGCGTTCAGCCGGGACGGCGCGCTGCCCGGCTCGCACCTGTGGCGCAAGGTGAGCGGCCGCACCCAGACGCCGGTCGCGGCGGTGTGGCTGGCCGTCGTCGTGGCCGGTGTCCTCGCCCTGCCGTCCCTGTACTCGGCCACGGCGTACAACGCGGTGACCGCCATCAACGTCATCGGCATCACGCCCGCCTACGCCATTCCGGTGCTGCTGCGGCTGCGCGCGGGCGACCGCTTCCGGCCCGGCCCCTGGCACCTGGGCCGCTGGAGCAGGCCGGTCGGCTGGATCGCGGTGATCTGGGTGGCCTGCGTGACCGTCCTGTTCTGCCTGCCGCAGGCCTCCCCGGTCACCGCCGACACGATGAACTACGCCTCGGTCGCGCTCGCCGTGGTCCTCGTCCTGGCGAGCATCTGGTGGTACGTCGCCCGCCGTTCGTACGGCACGCCCACCGCCGCCGCGTACGGCGACGACCGCGACCAGGCCGAACTCGCGGAGGGCATCATCTGA
- a CDS encoding mechanosensitive ion channel family protein, with protein sequence MNRALTLDDLVLAGVSVAAGLVLAFLSRTLLRWLAKHAKRTKWSGDDVIVDALRSVVPWAAVAGGAAAAAAVLPLTRTVQHHTDQILQVWLILVVTLSAARVIAGLVRTVTQSRSGVAGSATIFVNITRVLVLAIGFLIVLQTLGISIAPLLTALGVGGLAVALALQDTLANLFAGVHILASKTVQPGDYIRLSSGEEGYVVDINWRQTTVRQLSNNLVVIPNGQLAKANMTNFTRPEQRLTVPVQAGVGYDCDLEHVERVTGEVVAETMREVPGAVPDHEPAVRFHTFGDSRIGFTVILGVGEFSDQYRIKHEFIKRLHRRYRAEGIRIPSPARTVALQQGAVVIPQQRSGEDVIQGVME encoded by the coding sequence GTGAACCGCGCGCTGACCCTGGACGACCTCGTCCTCGCCGGTGTCTCCGTCGCCGCGGGCCTGGTGCTCGCCTTCCTGTCGCGCACCCTGCTGCGCTGGCTCGCGAAACACGCCAAGCGGACCAAGTGGAGCGGCGACGACGTCATCGTGGACGCGCTGCGCTCGGTCGTGCCCTGGGCGGCCGTCGCGGGCGGCGCGGCGGCGGCAGCGGCCGTGCTGCCCCTGACCCGGACGGTGCAGCACCACACCGACCAGATCCTCCAGGTGTGGCTGATCCTCGTGGTGACCCTGTCCGCGGCCCGGGTGATCGCCGGTCTGGTCCGCACGGTCACCCAGTCCCGCTCGGGCGTGGCTGGCTCGGCGACGATCTTCGTCAACATCACCCGGGTGCTGGTCCTCGCGATCGGCTTCCTGATCGTGCTCCAGACGCTGGGCATCTCCATCGCGCCCCTGCTGACCGCCCTCGGTGTCGGCGGCCTGGCGGTGGCCCTCGCCCTGCAGGACACACTCGCCAACCTCTTCGCCGGCGTCCACATCCTGGCCTCCAAGACCGTCCAGCCGGGCGACTACATCCGGCTCAGCAGCGGCGAAGAGGGCTACGTCGTGGACATCAACTGGCGCCAGACGACGGTCCGCCAGCTGTCCAACAACCTCGTGGTCATCCCCAACGGCCAGCTCGCCAAGGCCAACATGACCAACTTCACCCGCCCCGAACAGCGGCTGACCGTGCCGGTGCAGGCGGGCGTCGGCTACGACTGCGACCTGGAACACGTCGAGCGGGTGACCGGCGAGGTCGTCGCCGAGACCATGCGCGAGGTCCCCGGTGCCGTACCGGACCACGAGCCCGCCGTCCGCTTCCACACCTTCGGCGACTCCCGCATCGGCTTCACGGTGATCCTCGGCGTCGGCGAGTTCAGCGACCAGTACCGCATCAAACACGAATTCATCAAGCGCCTGCACCGCCGCTACCGGGCGGAGGGCATCCGCATCCCGTCCCCGGCCCGCACGGTGGCCCTCCAGCAGGGGGCGGTGGTGATCCCGCAGCAGCGCAGCGGGGAGGACGTGATCCAAGGGGTCATGGAGTAG
- a CDS encoding NADP-dependent isocitrate dehydrogenase: MTDSTIIYTYTDEAPALATHSFLPVIQAYASQAGVPVTTRDISLAGRIIAHFPEYLNEDQRIPDALAELGDLAKTPEANIVKLPNISASIPQLRAAVAELQGKGYALPDYPDDPKTDEEREIRARYDKVKGSAVNPVLREGNSDRRAPASVKNYAKTHPHRMGAWSSDSKTAVATMGVDDFRSTEKSVVISEAGALRIELKGDDGSTTVLRESVPVLEGEVVDASVLRVAALREFLTAQVARAKEEGVLFSVHLKATMMKVSDPIIFGHVVRSFFPKTFAKYGETFAAAGLTPNDGLGGILKGIEALPEGAEIKASFDAELAEGPALAMVDSDKGITNLHVPSDVIVDASMPAMIRTSGHMWGPDGQEADTLAVLPDSSYAGVYQAVIEDCRAHGAYDPSTMGSVPNVGLMAQKAEEYGSHDKTFEIPVTGTVRLVDQAGNAVLEQTVSAGDIFRACQTKDAPIRDWVKLAVTRARATGDPAVFWLDEGRAHDAQLIAKVRQYLPEHDTEGLDIKILSPVEATKLSVERIRRGENTISVTGNVLRDYLTDLFPILELGTSAKMLSVVPLMAGGGLFETGAGGSAPKHVQQLVKENYLRWDSLGEFFALVPAFEQYAETTGNTRAKVLADTLDRATATFLNEDKSPTRRVGGIDNRGSHFYLSLYWAQELAEQTDDAGLAKAFAPLAESLAADEQKIVDELIAVQGSPADIGGYYQVDQAKADAVMRPSATWNAALASLA; this comes from the coding sequence GTGACTGACTCGACCATCATCTACACCTACACAGACGAGGCCCCGGCCCTGGCGACGCATTCGTTCCTGCCGGTGATCCAGGCGTACGCCTCGCAGGCCGGTGTACCGGTCACGACGCGCGACATCTCGCTGGCCGGACGCATCATCGCCCACTTCCCGGAGTACCTGAACGAGGACCAGCGCATCCCGGACGCGCTGGCCGAGCTGGGTGACCTGGCCAAGACGCCCGAGGCCAACATCGTCAAGCTGCCGAACATCTCGGCGTCCATCCCGCAGCTGCGCGCCGCCGTCGCCGAGCTGCAGGGCAAGGGCTACGCGCTGCCGGACTACCCGGACGACCCGAAGACCGACGAGGAGCGCGAGATCCGCGCCCGCTACGACAAGGTCAAGGGCTCGGCCGTCAACCCGGTGCTGCGTGAGGGCAACTCCGACCGCCGCGCCCCGGCCTCGGTGAAGAACTACGCCAAGACCCACCCGCACCGCATGGGTGCCTGGAGCTCCGACTCCAAGACCGCGGTGGCCACCATGGGCGTGGACGACTTCCGCTCCACGGAGAAGTCCGTGGTCATCTCCGAGGCCGGTGCGCTGCGCATCGAGCTCAAGGGCGACGACGGCTCGACCACCGTGCTGCGCGAGTCCGTCCCGGTCCTCGAGGGCGAGGTCGTCGACGCCTCCGTGCTGCGGGTCGCCGCGCTGCGCGAGTTCCTGACCGCGCAGGTCGCCCGCGCCAAGGAGGAGGGCGTCCTGTTCTCCGTGCACCTGAAGGCCACGATGATGAAGGTCTCCGACCCGATCATCTTCGGTCACGTGGTGCGCTCCTTCTTCCCGAAGACGTTCGCGAAGTACGGCGAGACGTTCGCCGCCGCCGGTCTGACCCCGAACGACGGTCTGGGCGGCATCCTCAAGGGCATCGAGGCCCTGCCCGAGGGCGCCGAGATCAAGGCCTCCTTCGACGCCGAGCTGGCCGAGGGCCCCGCGCTGGCCATGGTCGACTCCGACAAGGGCATCACCAACCTGCACGTCCCCTCCGACGTGATCGTGGACGCCTCGATGCCGGCCATGATCCGCACCTCGGGCCACATGTGGGGCCCGGACGGCCAGGAGGCGGACACCCTCGCGGTGCTGCCGGACTCCTCCTACGCCGGCGTCTACCAGGCCGTGATCGAGGACTGCCGCGCCCACGGCGCCTACGACCCCTCGACCATGGGCTCCGTGCCGAACGTCGGCCTCATGGCGCAGAAGGCCGAGGAGTACGGCAGCCACGACAAGACCTTCGAGATCCCGGTCACGGGCACCGTCCGCCTGGTCGACCAGGCCGGCAACGCCGTCCTGGAGCAGACCGTCTCGGCCGGCGACATCTTCCGCGCCTGCCAGACCAAGGACGCCCCGATCCGCGACTGGGTCAAGCTGGCCGTCACCCGCGCCCGCGCCACCGGCGACCCGGCCGTGTTCTGGCTGGACGAGGGCCGCGCCCACGACGCGCAGCTGATCGCCAAGGTCCGGCAGTACCTGCCGGAGCACGACACCGAGGGCCTGGACATCAAGATCCTCTCCCCCGTCGAGGCCACCAAGCTGTCGGTGGAGCGCATCCGCCGCGGCGAGAACACCATCTCGGTCACCGGCAACGTCCTGCGTGACTACCTGACCGACCTGTTCCCGATCCTGGAGCTGGGCACCAGCGCCAAGATGCTCTCGGTCGTCCCGCTGATGGCGGGCGGCGGCCTGTTCGAGACGGGCGCCGGCGGCTCCGCGCCGAAGCACGTCCAGCAGCTGGTCAAGGAGAACTACCTGCGCTGGGACTCCCTCGGCGAGTTCTTCGCCCTGGTGCCGGCCTTCGAGCAGTACGCCGAGACCACCGGCAACACCCGCGCCAAGGTCCTCGCAGACACCCTCGACCGCGCCACGGCGACCTTCCTCAACGAGGACAAGTCCCCGACCCGTCGCGTCGGCGGCATCGACAACCGCGGCAGCCACTTCTACCTGTCCCTGTACTGGGCGCAGGAGCTGGCCGAGCAGACCGACGACGCCGGCCTGGCCAAGGCGTTCGCGCCGCTGGCCGAGTCCCTCGCGGCCGACGAGCAGAAGATCGTGGACGAGCTGATCGCGGTCCAGGGCTCCCCGGCCGACATCGGCGGCTACTACCAGGTCGACCAGGCCAAGGCGGACGCCGTCATGCGCCCGTCGGCCACCTGGAACGCGGCGCTCGCGTCCCTGGCCTAA
- a CDS encoding N-formylglutamate amidohydrolase yields the protein MTWSGPAYSLLPGDPASPVLLHVPHSARAVPGDVRAGIVLDDAGLERELDHITDAHTAELAERAAELARATPWRFVNRLSRLVVDPERFPDEREEMAAVGMGAVYTRTTHRGELRAADTDPEPLLERYFRPYARAMTEAVADRLAATGQAVIIDVHSYPSAPLPYELHAGGPRPPVCLGTDPFHTPPRLTGAGREAFAPCGGTGLDSPFAGTYVPLDFYGTDARVCALMVEIRRDTYMAEPGGAAGPGLEQVATALATLVDAVSQTPRRDA from the coding sequence GTGACCTGGTCCGGCCCCGCCTACAGCCTGCTGCCCGGCGACCCCGCCTCCCCCGTGCTGCTGCACGTGCCGCACTCGGCGCGGGCCGTGCCCGGGGACGTGCGCGCCGGGATCGTGCTGGACGACGCCGGGCTGGAGCGGGAGCTGGACCACATCACCGACGCGCACACCGCAGAACTCGCCGAGCGGGCGGCCGAGTTGGCCAGGGCGACACCCTGGCGGTTCGTGAACCGGCTGTCCCGGCTGGTCGTGGACCCGGAGCGGTTCCCGGACGAGCGCGAGGAGATGGCCGCCGTCGGGATGGGCGCCGTGTACACGCGGACCACGCACCGGGGCGAGCTGCGGGCCGCGGACACCGATCCGGAGCCACTGCTGGAGCGGTACTTCCGGCCGTACGCGCGAGCCATGACCGAGGCGGTGGCGGACCGGCTGGCCGCGACCGGGCAGGCCGTGATCATCGACGTGCACTCCTACCCGAGCGCACCGCTGCCCTACGAACTGCACGCAGGCGGCCCGCGCCCGCCGGTCTGCCTGGGCACGGACCCCTTCCACACCCCGCCACGGCTGACCGGAGCCGGGCGCGAGGCCTTCGCGCCCTGCGGCGGAACGGGCCTGGACAGCCCCTTCGCCGGGACGTACGTACCGCTGGACTTCTACGGCACCGACGCGCGGGTCTGCGCCCTGATGGTGGAGATCCGCCGGGACACCTACATGGCGGAGCCGGGAGGGGCGGCCGGGCCGGGGCTGGAGCAGGTGGCCACGGCGCTGGCGACGCTCGTGGACGCGGTGTCCCAAACGCCCCGGAGAGACGCGTAG
- a CDS encoding cytochrome P450: MTEETTLTGQAPPPVRDWSTPDLDGTDFDPVLAGLMREGPLTRIRLPFGEGWAWLATRHDDVKLITNDPRFSRTEVTCRQVTRMAPNFAPRPGSLAWADQPDHNRLRKPVAGAFTVSAMKRLRPRAQAILDELVDGVVRDGPPADLIERVLEPFPLAVVSEVMGVPAADREQVHAWTREIISTNGVEAAGRAKDGLYGWITRAVRARAASPGEDVYSMLGAAVARGEIREEEAVGLAGPLQIGGEAVTHNCGQMLYLLLTRPELMERMRARPEARGPVLEELFRWIPHRSSVGLARIALEDVEIAGHRISAGEPVYVSYLAANRDPAVFPDPDRIDPDRDPNPHVAFGNGPHFCTGTLLARLQTELLVGTLLDRLPGLRLAVPPEQVLWRHRTMIRGPRTLPVTWSA, translated from the coding sequence ATGACCGAGGAGACCACGCTCACCGGCCAGGCCCCGCCGCCCGTGCGGGACTGGTCCACGCCCGACCTGGACGGGACGGACTTCGACCCGGTGCTCGCCGGCCTCATGCGCGAGGGTCCGCTGACCCGGATCCGGCTGCCGTTCGGCGAGGGCTGGGCGTGGCTGGCGACCCGGCACGACGACGTGAAGCTGATCACCAACGACCCGCGGTTCAGCCGGACCGAGGTGACATGCCGTCAGGTCACGCGCATGGCCCCGAACTTCGCGCCCCGGCCGGGCTCGCTCGCCTGGGCCGACCAGCCCGACCACAACCGGCTGCGCAAGCCCGTCGCCGGCGCCTTCACGGTGAGCGCCATGAAGCGGCTGCGGCCCCGTGCCCAGGCGATCCTGGACGAGCTGGTGGACGGCGTCGTACGGGACGGGCCGCCGGCCGATCTGATCGAGCGGGTGCTGGAGCCGTTCCCGCTCGCCGTGGTCAGCGAGGTGATGGGCGTGCCCGCCGCCGACCGGGAGCAGGTGCACGCCTGGACGCGGGAGATCATCTCCACCAACGGGGTGGAGGCGGCCGGCCGGGCCAAGGACGGACTGTACGGGTGGATCACCCGGGCCGTGCGGGCCCGGGCCGCGAGCCCGGGCGAGGACGTCTACTCGATGCTCGGCGCGGCCGTGGCGCGCGGGGAGATCCGCGAGGAGGAGGCCGTCGGGCTCGCCGGGCCGCTGCAGATCGGCGGCGAGGCCGTCACCCACAACTGCGGGCAGATGCTGTATCTCCTGCTGACCCGGCCGGAGCTGATGGAGCGGATGCGGGCGCGCCCCGAGGCACGCGGTCCGGTGCTGGAGGAGTTGTTCCGGTGGATCCCGCACCGCAGCTCGGTGGGGCTCGCCCGGATCGCGCTGGAGGACGTGGAGATCGCCGGGCACCGGATCAGCGCGGGCGAGCCGGTCTACGTCTCCTACCTCGCCGCCAACCGCGACCCGGCCGTCTTCCCCGACCCGGACCGCATCGACCCCGACCGCGATCCCAACCCGCACGTGGCGTTCGGCAACGGCCCGCACTTCTGCACCGGCACACTGCTGGCCCGGCTGCAGACGGAGCTGCTGGTCGGCACCCTGCTGGACCGGCTGCCCGGGCTGCGGCTCGCGGTGCCGCCGGAGCAAGTGCTCTGGCGGCACAGGACGATGATCCGCGGCCCGCGGACACTGCCCGTGACCTGGTCCGCCTGA
- a CDS encoding RNA polymerase sigma factor — MRSGTLRSTAYDDVPYTRGGAVDRTEVGALVQSAVDGDAAAWKALVEGMSPLVWSVVRAHRLSDADAHEVYQTVWFRFAQHLGRIREPDKTGAWLASTARHECLKVLKSLARLTLTDDPQVLDRASDDRTPEESLIDSEEEADRAERVRRLWQELEGMGERCRQLLRVLVSCPQPSYVEISAALGIAVGSIGPLRQRCLRRLRARMDARGAA; from the coding sequence ATGAGGTCCGGGACGCTCCGCTCCACGGCGTACGATGACGTGCCGTACACGAGGGGTGGAGCCGTGGACCGTACAGAGGTCGGGGCGTTGGTTCAGTCCGCCGTCGACGGGGACGCCGCGGCCTGGAAGGCGCTCGTGGAAGGGATGAGTCCGCTGGTGTGGTCGGTGGTGCGCGCGCACCGGCTCTCCGACGCCGACGCGCACGAGGTCTACCAGACCGTGTGGTTCCGCTTCGCCCAGCATCTGGGGCGGATCCGCGAACCCGACAAGACGGGGGCCTGGCTGGCCAGTACGGCCCGCCACGAGTGCCTGAAGGTGCTCAAGAGCCTGGCCCGGCTGACCCTGACGGACGACCCGCAGGTGCTCGACCGGGCCAGCGACGACCGGACGCCCGAGGAGTCGCTGATCGACTCCGAGGAGGAGGCGGACCGTGCCGAGCGGGTGCGCCGCCTGTGGCAGGAGCTGGAGGGGATGGGGGAGCGCTGCCGGCAGTTGCTGCGCGTGCTGGTCTCCTGTCCGCAGCCCAGCTATGTGGAGATCTCGGCCGCGCTCGGTATCGCGGTCGGCAGCATCGGACCCCTGCGGCAGCGCTGCCTGCGCCGGCTGCGGGCCCGGATGGACGCACGAGGTGCGGCATGA